The sequence below is a genomic window from Marinitoga hydrogenitolerans DSM 16785.
TATCACTTCGTAATAATAAAAGTATATACTATAAGAGAAATCACACGTAGTTACAAGGGTAACACGGAGAAACATGGAGGAAAACATGAGAGGAAAAGTTAAATGGTTTGACGCAAAAAAAGGTTATGGATTTATTTCAGGTGAAGATGGAAATGACGTATTTGTACATTTCACAGCATTAGCAATGGACGGATTCAAAACATTAGAAGAAGGTCAAGATGTTGAATACGACATTCAAGAAAACAACAAAGGTTTACAAGCAGTTAATGTAACAACACTCTAATAAAACCAATCAAGCCCCGTAAAGGGGCTTTTAATATTTTAATCTACATAGTTGACATTTATAAAAAAAAGGTATATAATTAAAATGTCTTTTAAAGACAAAGAATCATATCCGTAGTTGCAATGGGTAACACGGTAGAAACATGGAGGAAGAGTATGAGAGGAAAAGTTAAATGGTTTGACGCAAAAAAAGGTTATGGATTTATTTCAGGTGAAGATGGAAATGACGTATTCGTTCATTTCACAGCAATAACAATGGACGGATTCAAAACATTAGAAGAAGGTCAAGAAGTAGAATATGACATTCAAGAAAACGAAAAAGGCTTACAAGCAGTTAATGTAAGAGCTATCTAACTAAACCAATAAGCCCCGTAAAGGGGCTTTTTATTTTTCTATAGTTTTTTCCACATATTTACTAGTAATAGCTTTTAACAAACAACCATAACTCATTTTAAATTGAATAGTATCCCCAAGATTATAAATATTATCTGAATCAGTTAAATCAACAATTGTATGATCACTACTGGAATGTAAAACTTCAATTTTATTATCAAGAGGTATTAAACCATCAGGAGAAATATCCTGTTCTCCAATAGCAAGAATAGCCTTTAATCTCTTACCTTTATCTTCAAAAACAGGTTTTCTTCCAAAAGCATCAAATCCAATTTCTCCCATAGGAACAGAAGGTTTTTCTTTTAATTCAATAATTTGGGCTTCTAATATAACAGTATCCTGTCTATTTCCTGGAACAATCCTATCATTTGTTACATCAGTACCACAGATAATAGATTCACCAAGTCTAAAATGGTTTATTCCTTTAGGTAAAGTTCCATTTTCTATTAAAGGTAAAGCTGCAGTATTGCCACCTGAAATTATTTCTAATTTTCTATTTAAAATTTCTTCAATTTCATTACGTATTTCAAGCAAAATATTCATATTATCAATACTGGGCAAAACTCCACCAAAACAGCCAAGATTTGTTCCAATTCCTTTTAAAAATATATTGCTATATTTTTGGGCACAAATAATTTCATCAACGGCATTTTCATACCAAACCCCTTCTCTTAAATCACCCACATCAACCATATAAATAATATCCTGAACTTTATTCTTTTCTTTAGCTATATCATTTAACCATTCCACAGTTTTTAATTCAGAAACCATCACAATATCAACATAATCTACAACTAACTCTAATTCTGATTTCATAGGAATTCTTAATAACATAAATTCTGCATCAATATCATTTTTTTTCATATTGATGATATTTTGAATTCTTGAATCACCTAAAGAAGTAATTCCTGCGTCAACCATAGCTTTAGCAACATCCAAATTACCCGAAACCACTTTAGTAACACCGGTTATTTTAACGTCCTTCTTATCACAGAGCTTTTTTAAATTTTTAGCGTTATGTTTGATTTTATCAGGATAAATATGAAGAACAGGATACATATTCATTCCTCCCTCAAATCTTTTATATTATTAGAATCAATACCAAAACATTCTTTTTCAGCATTACCGTAAGGTTCAATATGTATAACAATATCTCTAATATTCTTCTTTTTTTCTTTTATTTTACTTTCCAACTTTGCACAAATATCATTTGCTTCTTTTACAGTTATTTCTGGTGGGAGTTCTAAATGCATATCTATAAAAATTTTATAACCAAATTTTCTTGCTCTAATCTTGTGAGGATTTTTAGCGCATTTCATCTTTTTAGTTTCTTCAATAACAATATCATAAATATCTTTCAACTCTGGAGAACTCTCCATAAATTCACTTGAAGATTCCATAAATTGTTCAAATCCTGTCTTTATAATCATAAAAGAAACAAAAATAGCAATTGCAGAATCCAACCACCATATGCCGGTAAAATATAAAGCCACCATACCTATTAAAACAGAAGAAGAAGTAAAAATATCATTTCTCATATTAAGAGCATCTGCTATTATTGCATTACTTTCAATTTTCTTTCCCACAGATAATCTATATTTATATAATATAAATTTAGTTATTACAGAGATAAAAGCAATAATTACAACAAACAAAGCATTTTCAATAATAACATCTTTTTTTATTAAACGATTAATAGAATTAATTAAAACCTCGAATCCTGCATATATAATAATCAAAGAAACAACCTTTGTAGCAATAGTTTCTGCTCTTTCATGACCATAAGGGTGTTTTAAATCCGGTGGTTTATTGGATATTTTACCAGCAATTAATGTCATAAAAGATGTTAAAATATCTGTAGCAGTATCAAGCCCATCAGCAAGAATAGCCATACTATTTGTAAAAAAACCTATTGCTATTTTTAATACAGCCAAAAAAGTATTTGTAAATATCGAGATTAAAGAAGATTTAGTAGATATTTTCTCTCTTTCAATATAATCCATTTTGCACCTCTATATTGTTTTATTTTCTATAATATAATTAATAGATTCTTCCAAAAAAGGGTCATTTACATTCATTCCCAGATCAACATCTGGTTTATTTGCCCCATGGAAATCACTACCAGCAGTAATATAAAGGTTGGTTTCAATTGCTAAATCTCTAAATAGTTTAATTTCAGAATTACTATGTTTAGGGTAATAAACTTCAATACCCCAAAGTCCATGTTTTTTTAATTCTAAAATAATTTCTTTTAATTTTGAATAAGATAACT
It includes:
- a CDS encoding alanine/ornithine racemase family PLP-dependent enzyme; translated protein: MYPVLHIYPDKIKHNAKNLKKLCDKKDVKITGVTKVVSGNLDVAKAMVDAGITSLGDSRIQNIINMKKNDIDAEFMLLRIPMKSELELVVDYVDIVMVSELKTVEWLNDIAKEKNKVQDIIYMVDVGDLREGVWYENAVDEIICAQKYSNIFLKGIGTNLGCFGGVLPSIDNMNILLEIRNEIEEILNRKLEIISGGNTAALPLIENGTLPKGINHFRLGESIICGTDVTNDRIVPGNRQDTVILEAQIIELKEKPSVPMGEIGFDAFGRKPVFEDKGKRLKAILAIGEQDISPDGLIPLDNKIEVLHSSSDHTIVDLTDSDNIYNLGDTIQFKMSYGCLLKAITSKYVEKTIEK
- a CDS encoding cold shock domain-containing protein, whose amino-acid sequence is MRGKVKWFDAKKGYGFISGEDGNDVFVHFTALAMDGFKTLEEGQDVEYDIQENNKGLQAVNVTTL
- a CDS encoding cold-shock protein, encoding MRGKVKWFDAKKGYGFISGEDGNDVFVHFTAITMDGFKTLEEGQEVEYDIQENEKGLQAVNVRAI
- a CDS encoding cation diffusion facilitator family transporter, encoding MDYIEREKISTKSSLISIFTNTFLAVLKIAIGFFTNSMAILADGLDTATDILTSFMTLIAGKISNKPPDLKHPYGHERAETIATKVVSLIIIYAGFEVLINSINRLIKKDVIIENALFVVIIAFISVITKFILYKYRLSVGKKIESNAIIADALNMRNDIFTSSSVLIGMVALYFTGIWWLDSAIAIFVSFMIIKTGFEQFMESSSEFMESSPELKDIYDIVIEETKKMKCAKNPHKIRARKFGYKIFIDMHLELPPEITVKEANDICAKLESKIKEKKKNIRDIVIHIEPYGNAEKECFGIDSNNIKDLREE